In the Alligator mississippiensis isolate rAllMis1 chromosome 7, rAllMis1, whole genome shotgun sequence genome, one interval contains:
- the LOC132251730 gene encoding olfactory receptor 13H1-like, with the protein MEEEENQTMVAEFIFTGFSNHPTTRMMLTGFFLVAYLVTLVGNGLIILLTVYDTHLHTPMYFFLSNLSFLDICYSTTTIPQALVNFSVDRPTISYARCSCQLLTSLYLGCTECLLLAVMAYDRYVAIANPLHYTLIMSKTERTNLALGSWTVAFLLTVVPVILMPSSVCGKNEIDHFACELSALMKLVCSDTSKSQIVMFITGSLSLLIPFSFILFSYMRIILTILQIRSVAGRSKAFSTCGSHLTVVTVFYSTVIFKYLKPQGKSFHRQDKIISVFYLVVTPMLNPLIYTLRNQEVIGALRKMTGRKGDS; encoded by the coding sequence atggaagaggaggagaatcAAACTATGGTGGCTGAATTCATCTTCACTGGCTTCTCCAATCACCCGACCACAAGGATGATGTTAACTGGGTTCTTTCTTGTGGCCTACCTGGTAACCCTAGTTGGAAATGGACTCATCATTCTCCTAACTGTGTATGATACAcaccttcacacccccatgtacttcttcctcagcaatTTGTCCTTCCTGGATATCTGCTATTCTACAACTACCATCCCACAGGCATTAGTAAATTTTTCAGTTGACAGACCCACCATTTCCTATGCACGGTGTTCCTGCCAGTTATTGACTTCACTTTACTTAGGATGCACTGAGTGTCTCCTGCTAGCAGTCATGGCATACGACCGCTATGTTGCTATTGCCAACCCACTGCATTATACACTTATTATGAGCAAGACAGAGCGCACCAACTTGGCATTGGGTTCATGGACAGTTGCCTTCCTGCTGACCGTAGTCCCTGTTATCCTCATGCCCTCTTCTGTCTGTGGGAAGAATGAGATTGACCATTTTGCATGTGAACTCTCAGCTCTAATGAAGCTGGTTTGCTCTGACACTTCCAAGAGTCAAATTGTCATGTTTATAACTGGATCACTCTCTCTCCTTATCCCTTTCTCCTTCATCCTTTTCTCTTACATGCGCATCATCCTAACCATCTTGCAGATCCGCTCAGTGGCTGGCCGGTCCAAGGCCTTTTCCACCTGTGGCTCCCACCTGACTGTGGTAACGGTCTTCTATAGCACAGTAATATTCAAGTACCTCAAACCCCAAGGTAAGTCATTCCACAGGCAGGataaaattatttctgttttctacTTAGTAGTGACACCAATGTTAAATCCTCTAATCTACACACTGAGAAATCAGGAAGTCATAGGGGCCCTGAGGAAAATGACTGGCAGGAAGGGAGATTCATAg
- the LOC132251729 gene encoding olfactory receptor 13H1-like: MGEENQTMVAEFIFTGFSNQLITRIILTGFFFLVYLVTLLGNGLIILLTICDPHLHTPMYFFLNNLSLLDICYSSSIIPQALVNFSVERPTISFARCFCQMLISLFLGSTECFLLAVMAYDRYVAISNPLRYTVIMSKTHCIHLALASWTVTILLTVVPFFVMPWQFCGKNELDHFTCEVLAVMKLVCSDTFKDQIFMFARSLLTLFAPFFFILFSYMRIIMTVLRIHSLDGRSKAFSTCGSYLTVVTIFYGTAMFMYLKPQSKSSQEQDKIITVFYGIVTPMLNPLIYTLRNQEVKAALRRVTGRKRNS; the protein is encoded by the coding sequence ATGGGAGAGGAGAATCAAACCATGGTGGCTGAATTCATATTCACTGGATTTTCCAATCAGCTCATAACAAGGATAATATTAACTGGATTCTTCTTTCTGGTCTACTTGGTAACCCTGCTGGGAAATGGCCTCATCATCCTTCTCACCATATGTGATCCTcaccttcacacccccatgtacttcttcctcaacAATTTGTCCCTTCTGGACATCTGCTATTCATCGAGCATCATCCCACAAGCACTGGTAAATTTCTCAGTTGAGAGACCAACCATTTCCTTCGCCAGGTGTTTCTGTCAGATGCTAATCTCACTCTTTTTAGGATCCACAGAGTGCTTCCTGCTGgcagtcatggcttatgaccgctATGTTGCCATCTCCAACCCACTGCGCTATACAGTTATAATGAGCAAGACTCATTGCATCCACCTGGCACTGGCATCCTGGACAGTCACAATCCTGCTGACAGTTGTCCCTTTTTTTGTGATGCCATGGCAATTCTGTGGAAAGAATGAGCTTGACCATTTCACATGTGAAGTCCTTGCTGTGATGAAGCTGGTTTGCTCAGACACCTTCAAAGACCAAATCTTCATGTTTGCCAGGTCATTACTTACCCTCTTTGCTCCTTTCTTCTTCATCCTGTTCTCTTACATGCGCATCATCATGACCGTCTTAAGGATTCACTCATTGGATGGCAGGTCCAAGGCTTTCTCCACCTGTGGCTCCTACCTGACGGTGGTGACCATATTCTATGGAACAGCCATGTTCATGTACCTCAAACCCCAGTCCAAGTCATCACAAGAGCAGGACAAGATAATAACTGTGTTTTATGGGATCGTGACACCCATGTTAAACCCTCTAATCTACACACTGAGAAACCAGGAAGTGAAAGCGGCCCTGCGGAGAGTCACTGGGAGGAAAAGAAATTCTTAG